Genomic segment of Phycodurus eques isolate BA_2022a chromosome 13, UOR_Pequ_1.1, whole genome shotgun sequence:
aacagttgataaatgacttgcccttcatatttgaaatgttttcacaaGAATGCAAACTGTCTTTTCTGTCTTGTGCACCTCGATCAAGTAATTAATCAACCCGGGGTTGGACTATCATTCCCTGAGACtctcattgttgttgttttttaactgaGATTGCAAGCCAGGCCAAATACCTTTGGCCATATTTTGCAGCAGTCACTTCCCAACCTTGTCTCGCTCACgcatgtatttactgtattctACACTGTATACcacaaatgggggaaaaaagaaaatctttatCCACATTTTCACACCCCCTAAAATCTTATTGAACCCCCAGTTGGAAACACTTGctgctgtgcaaaaaaaatatgtaaaacgaataaataaaatagaaaccGTAGTAAATGAGCCCTGCAAAGCAATGGCCGAAAAATTGTGGAAAATTGTCTGAATCAGCAGCCATTGCGGAACAATGGTGTTCAAAACTGTGACCGTTACAGAGGTGAGTGTCTCAATGTTTAAGTAAAACAGGCTAATCAAAGCCATTCGGAGTGGGCATGTCCAAGTGGCTAACGTCCTAGGAGGCATAACAAGGCTTACCACCGCAGCTGCTCCGAATTTACATTCAATGAAATTACCAGCAAGGCCCATATAACCAAAAGCAGATGGACAGGAAGCAAAAATGTTGAGTCTTGGTATTACGGGGGACAGCTTATATGGTCCAGTGAGGTGTAGTCTGTCTGCAAGGCTTATCAGTCAAAGGTTGTATTAAGTGGTCCTCTGCAGGAAAAATCGCAAGCCAAAATGCGCAAGGGAGGGGTGAAGAATAACATGCAAGGACCCAGAGAACGGTTGcagaatttctctttctccTTCGCTCTGGTCAGACATGTCTGCTAAAAATTATGTGCATTTTTGGTTTGCTTTAGATGGAATATAAATGTGGTTTGGTTCTATTTGTAGAAGTCACGTTGCGTCTGCTGCTTCAAGACCTTTtcgcactatttgcatattctcaaatataaagaaaaaaagaactttcaACTCCTAATGCACTGTAACTTGTGCTCATGTATTTAGGCTGTGTATATCAATGAAGTTGTTTCAGATATCGGCTGATATATTGGATGTCTAATATTGGCCTTTTTTTAGCCTCCAATATCAGTATTGGCATTGGCCCTAAAAATCCCATATTGGTCAGgttctagccatccatccatccattttctgagccgcttatcctcacaaggggcacgggagtgctggagcctatcccagcgatcatcggacaggaggggtacaccctgaactggtttccagccaatcgcagggcacatacaaacaaacaaccattcgcactcacattcacacctacgggcaatttagagacttcaatcaacctaccatgcatgtttttgggatgtgggaggaaaccggagtgcccggagaaaacccacgcaggcacggggagaaaatgcaaactccacacaggcggggtcgggggattgaaccctggtcctcagaactgtgaggcagacgctctaaacaggcggcactgtggacggttctaataataataaattaatggatgaaataataattcagaATCGTGCCACAATCCCTATTTATAATAGACAAATGCAATCTAAGCTACTGTTTATGCCGTCTCTGACATAAAAGGAATTATCTATGACACTCAGGTGTCTTTGAACTTCATGTTAGTAATGAGCAAGAAGGAATATGTAATCCCTATATGGGGTCTAATAATGGGCATAAAACAGGTTGTCTTGTGGCCAATACTATTGTAAATTGTCTTATGTATGCAGATGACCTGGTTCTTCTTAGATAATATAGTGCTGGGTTGCAACAGATGCTGAAGGTGTGCTCTCAGTATGGCATAGATcatgaaattaaatataatgcTAGAGGTTTCCAACATTTGATTTGTCAAACTAATCTCCATGTGAATGaggaaattaaatataggtcatgTCAAAGGATAGGATGGATGACAAAGCGCTGTAAAATATATTCCCAGGTTTAACATGCTTATTTAGAAAGTTTTCTACGCGCTCTGATTTTGTTAACTGTTTGTTAACTGTTCAGTGTTCGGGCcctacaggtacatctcaataaattagaatagtgtcaaaagcttcatTAAGTTAgatagttcaattcaaaaagtgaaactcattataGAGATGCACGACACACACTCTGTTGTTTTTACCATCGTGGCTTCTGAGTAAACTAAAATGTACCACCTGAAGGGGATTTCTTGGAGCAAAATAAACCttttacacacaaaataaacCTTTTACACACTACAAAGATTAGTTTCAAAAGTTTGTGATGTCTTTTAGACCATCAAGCTGTACTCTTATGGGCTTGTAAAGCACACGGAAATAGAGGAGAGTTTAGCAGATGGACCGTTACTTTCTTCTCCTTCATGTATCATCGATCAGTCTTCATCAAGCCGAGCGCAACCGTGACGCCAGACAAACCTTGAACTGCTCCACAAAGGAATAATCCCTAATGATGATCGCTTTTACATTTCGTTTCGCTTCCCGTGTCTCTGCTGGGCGCTGGTGCCGCGCCTTCCTTTTCACACTCCTCCGTCATCAATCTTCCCTCAACACACACTGACGCCCGTCATCGTGCATGGCTCGCATGGCTCTCATGTCTCCTGTGATACCGCGTAACCATAGACGTTACACACGGACGACCTCTGTGCTGGCGTTGTGTGCAAGGACACCGGTTGAGTTTGGTTTTCCCTCGAATGTCATGAAACAGTGACTCAGTTGGTGTTCCGTTCAATGTAAGCCAGTATCTGTTCTACAATTTAAGGGGAAACCCTTCCTCTGACCCTGCTACTTTTTATCTGTGGTTTTGAAAGTGGGAGACAACAACCAAGTGACAGACGTCTTGTTtgctttctactccttactggTGGATGCAAGATTCTGATATCCAACTACTCATGCTTACTAtgagccattttgggcaaatgaATTAAAGGATTTGGGcatatttttcaattgtgtATACTGCTCATCCTGTTGAGGCTCGGCCTATCCCGGacgactttggacgagaggcagaatacaacctggactggtcagcaGTCAATTGCATGCAGTTCGCAGTGATTCTAttaagattttgttttgttttttttacctccaaaGCACACCCATGGAGCTGGCAAACCAGATGCCAGACTACCACCGACTCTTTTGTTGGTCTAGAAGGAAGGCTTCCATTACGCTAGTAGCTGGGGTCTGTGACCACAGGCTTCTGGCGAGAAGCCAACTGTGGTCACGCGCAGTTATGTGAAACAGAGATGCATACTGTGACGCATGGATGTTACATTGGTGGTGACGTCGCTCCGGGTTTCCTCGCTGCCAGTGTGAAGTCGAGGTGCACATTGTTGTTCCGCTGGCACTAACATCAGAACCGAACCAGCATTGGCACCAGCTAAGATTGAAAGGGGTAGCTGAGACCGAATTTGTTGGACGGCGACTTTGCTTTCAGTACAACAGGGCGTTAAAATTCCCACCTCAGTTCCAGTGTCTATCTGACATTGAAAATGATATTTAGTCAGAAAAGATGACTTGTACAGTGTAACTGTATCCTGCTTATTGACTGCAGTTCAGTTAGCTAAATTGGGTGCGTTATTACTTCCTGTTTCTGAAATACATGAGAGTGATAGAAGATTCTGCACGTCAAGAATAAATTATGGCCCCAAAGATCGAAGGACAGATTGATTTATGGCACCCCTAATAAAAACCACAAaggaatgtactgtacatgatgaTTTTATTACCTCCTGTTGTCAAAACAAATCGAAGTGTAGAATGATTAATGACCCCTCAAAAAAGGAATGTTTAGAATTGTATTACCACCTGTTGTTAAAAGATCAAAAGATTGctgaaattaataaatacaacaaaaaccacACACCTTTAAACTACCAAATGTGCATCGAGCTTTTACTGTCATTGCTCTCTGACAGttttacataatacataataaataaataatacataaaataatacataaatggcGGAGCATCAATCAACCACAGCATTTGTTTCTGACATAAACTGAATTATCACAGTCAGACGTGCTTCTGGATTTGACCACTAATGTTCTTTGACAATGTAACGGTTTTATTGAGGGTTGGCATAAATGAATCAGGGGCCATAAACCAATGGCCATTTTCGGGGTTGCTATTTGTTTTCCATGGTACGTGGCTACTTGTCTTCTTCAAAAGGCATGTCCATTTCTAAATTAtaggattatttttttgactgtcCTCCTCAGACATTGACGCTCCAACAAACCTGGTCACCAGTCAAGTAACAGAAGATACTGCAACGGTTTCTTGGGACCCAGTCCAGGCCCAAATCGAGGGCTATATGTTGACGTACACCTCAGATGCGGGCTCCAGCGGCGAGATCCCTGTTGGGCGCGACATGACTTCATACACGCTGGTTGGCCTTAAGCCCGGCGTGGTCTACACCATCGACATCTGGGCCTTCAGGGGGAATAAGGTCAGCAGGAAGAGTTTCACCATGGCTGAGACAGGTAAACTTTAAACGATCCTAAGAACTACAAATTTGATATTGATGAAAAGATTCATCAAACATGGCTGAATTTGATCAGCTGGGTGCGGAGCATCACTTCTTCTAAAATTTGAAGGACCTCAGTGCagttattattacatttgttgccttttttggccATCCAGAGCCTCCAGAACTGAGCAGGCATGTTACACTTAATACCTCTTCACCTCAGTGCCAGCAGTGGATATTTGAACTTTCACGCCAAAAGGCAACTCGGCCAAAATCGGCTGGAGACCTTCCTGTAAGGCGCATAGAAACCCAGCCAGGGATGAATTTCTGAAGGGCCCGTCATCAATGTGTTGAATGTCACTTTGCTGTCTAAACATCTTACATTTTGAGAGATTCTGCCTTTTTGCTTACTAACCTGAACCACCACCATTCCTTGTAGAGATGGACGCTCCTACTAACCTCTTGGCCCAGAAAGAAACAGAGAGCAGCTTGAAGGTATCATGGGAGGGCGTCCATGCAGAAATCGACGGCTATGTGCTGACCTACCGTTCTCCTGACGGCTCAAACGAGGAAATCCCACTTGGGCCTGACAGTAACACTTACACAATAAAAGGCTTGCGGTCCGGAGTCATCTATACAGTCTACATCTGGGCTGTCAAGGGGAACAAAGTCAGCAGGAAGGTCTCAACACAAGCAGAGACAGGTCTTCAATATGACTTACCTCGTCACATCTTTAGATATAGTACCTAACCTCCCAAATTTTAGTGTATAAGTGAAGCTTGTCTACCAACATTCTCCTCTAGAACTGGATGCTCCAGCTAACCTCTTAGCCCACGATGAGACAGAGAGCAGCTTCAAGGTCACATGGGAGGGCGTCAAGGCAGAAATCGACGGCTACGTGCTAAAGTACCGTTCCCCTGATGGCTCGAGCGAGGAAATCCCAGTTGGGCCTCACACTAGCACTTACACAATAAGCGGCTTGAGGCCTGGAGTCCTCTACACAGTCCGCATCTGGGCTGCCAAGGGAAATAAAGCCAGCAGGAAGGTCTCAACACAAGCACAGACAGGTCTTCAATTTGACTTCTTTACATCTTTACTCTTTACATGACCTTGTACTACTTAAGTGAATGAGTAAAGCTTTTCTACTAACATTATCTTCTAGAACTGGACACTCCTGCTAACCTTTTAGCCCATGATGAGACAGAGAGCAGCTTCAAGGTGTCGTGGGATGGTGTCCAGGCAGAAATCGACGGCTACGTCCTCACATACAGCTCTTCGGAGGGCGTTAGTGGGGAGATCTCTCTGGGACCAGACACCACTTCCTACAGCGTGACGGGCTTGAGACCAGGCGAGGTGTACACTGTCTACATCTGGGCTGTCAAGGGAAGCAAAGTCAGCAGGAAGGTCTCAACACAAGCGCAAACAGGTGTTAAAAGCCCCACTGGCTACATGTCGATGCCGTTGTTATCCTctgtgtcattgtcatttgagGATACGTGGCCAAATCGGAAGCTATCGTGGAGCTGAGTCAAGTTGAGACAATACTGTGCACTGGAAAAGCAATCCCTCAAATGATGTCAGTCTGCTCCTAAAAAGCACAtcactttgtttttgtacaaaatctaACTAGAGTCTTTGGTAAATAGTGTCAACCGGAATGTCGCTAAGTAAAGCGCTGGGATCTGCCAAGTTTGGATTGTTAACGAAAATGAACCAGAACAGCACATTTCGTTTCAATGGATCTGTTCATTCTTCATCTATTTTGTATCTTATTTCTGCTCATTGGCAAAGACATATTGGACCTCCACCCATTTTCTTACTTTAGCTCTTGAGCAGTCCCACTCAGGTGCAGATGTaatctttccttccttccttactTCCTTCTTGGAGCATCTTTCTTTTAAAGTTAGTAAGTTAACTACTGACAACAATGGAACAATCGTTCCCCTCGTTCTAGCTTCAGAATGAAGATACAAGGGCCTGCTTCAGTTTTCTCATCAATTAATCATATTTTACATACTacgactatttttttattttcttgaaacaaTACTGCTTGAAGTGCATCAGTTGTATTAACTGCATCTTACTAACATTTTCCTCTAGAACTGGACGATCCTGCTAACCCCTTAGCCAGAGACCAAACCGAGAGCAGCTTCAGAGTGACCTGGGACACCGTCCAGGCAGAAATCGACGGCTATGTACTCACCCACAGTTCCTCAGAGGGCTCAAGTGGGGAAATCCACGTTGGTCCCGAGAGCGATTCTCACAGTCTGACTGGTTTGAGGCCCGGTGTCGTCTACACGGTCTACATCTGGGCCGTCAAAGGAGGCAGAAGCAGCAGGAAGATTTCAGTACAAGCAGAGACAGGTCAGTCCAACAAAAAATAACTCCAAACACTCAAACGTAACACTTTCACTGATTGGTggacccttaattttgaactctCCCACGAAGACACAGGGGGATGGGGAGGACAATAACAGTGTCGGTGACTGCAAAGGATCATTACAGAATAATTGTTTATGTTTCAACGTCAGCACAAAAAATTACATTCACTATAAACACGTGCACAAACTGTGACAGTACATCACTGTGCATCTTGCAGCTCCACTATATTCCTCGCTTATTCCCCACATAAACACCAATGTTGTCAGGTTATACCTTTACTTGATTAAAAACCGTTACAGGTAACAAATTCCTTTTGGGGTGGGGCAGCATTGCCGCCCTGTGTGGCCGCACATGTTGCACATGCCAGGAAGCGTCGCTGTTCAAGGTGGTGGTAAGATGTGACCCTATGTTGATAAACAGTGCAATAGCTTGAATTAAAATTGAATCCAGCATTATTGAAATGATTAGATTCTTAATATTGATTACCATAACTGATtgtaaaagtagttttttttttattatcttggAATCGTGATGTATTATTCTTCTTCAGACACATTTCTTGACTGTTGGGGGTCTCAACATGCCTGAAGTCTCACCAATTTTTGAAAGCcatgtgaaaatgtatgtattttaggggttCCCCCAACACAACCCCCAAAACTCACTCAATAGTGTCTGtcccctggaaagttagaaaaaaatatgctgATCGACACAAAATCGGGTGGACATACCATGACACTAGCGTTTttgtaaaaactatttttgatCCAGCTCTTGTATAGGATCTTTTTTAGATGTACAGGTTTACATAATGAACTAAGTTTATGACCACATCTAATAGTCAGTAACACAAAGGTAGGCGTCTATAGCACATTTTGTGGATGGCTGAAAAGCGCTTTTCACACGCCAAACATTCCATATGTACTTTCTCGGGGTTTGCATTGCTTTCACAGTTCACATTTTATTAGGAAAAATCCTCAGGAAGCAACAGAACCCTTTATTTTGGCAGGGCAGGCTTCCCAGAGAtcagcatacagtacattctgTAGTTGAGTATGGGTCAGCAGCAGTGGCACATGGTGGATGGCTTACAACAAACGTATCTTTgtgcaaaacacaaacacacccgaACACTTTTTAATTACCTAGTAAAGGTGTGGCCTCACTTTTGGACTATAGACGTATCTTGTTTAAACCTGCCGACCAATAGTGGTCATGCAAGacaataataattcatataAGACCTTTTTGGACAAGTGCCTAAATACGTCAATTAATTATGTCGCAAAGCAATACCACTATAGTTAATGTCCTCTCAGATTTCCTTCAGCCTTCAAATTAcatctgggtttttttttgtgtgtgtttttgagggCCCAAGGATCAGCCAGTGCAAATACCCTCATGGAgctgctgtttttattattcacatttattaaTCACCTTTCtgtcccctcctcccccccaaaataagcatattttgcaagtgccTGTATCTTGataacattttttatattttagggGTAAACACTGAAAACAATCCCCCAATGAATTCACTCAGTAATATCCTGttcgaaaaagtctcaaggactcaTGCCCCaagttgaacaggaagttgatcattttggtttgaaggagCCACTTTGGGTGAATTTCATGGCTCGTACCTTGACGAACAGCGACTGGGGAATTTGTCCAAATGGGCCCCAGTGGCGAGGAGTTTTTTTTAGACAGATGATGTCCATTGTCCATTGATGTCCATTTCAAGGATTCCTCTTGAAAAGGGGTGTGAGGGCCTCTTcatcattttaattatatttaattttctctttagggttagggtttattAAGTGGGACTTGTGACAGTGACTTTTTCCACAAATGAAAACCAGTACAAATCTgaactccatccattttccatactgcttatcctcagaaGGATTGGAGGTGAGCtgttgcctatcccagctgactttggcggggtacaacctggactgatTGTCAGCCCATTGCAGGGGGACATAGAGACATATACAGCAGAcatgtgaggcagatatgctaaccactatACCACCATGCTGCCAATCTGAAAGCAATAAACTAAAatcatgatttattattttccttttcagAGGACCACTTAAATTCCAATATCAATGACTAATTTAAGGTACTAGGTTCAATCAGGTAGCATGGTTTCCTggtggttagcgcatctgcctcactgttctaaagttctgggttcgaatcttgcATCGGGCCTTCTGGTTTGGGAGTTTGCTCGTACTCCAGGTGCTTGCGTGGGCCTTcgccaacattccaaaaacatttatgttagGTTCATCAAAGACTGAAAATTGTAGGTGTAATTCCGAGTGTGACCCAGGTGTACCAGCCGCTCACCCAAAGCCAGctagaataggctccagctgacaCTAATGACAGCAAGTGCTATAActtcatggatggatggatctccaATGTTGCTCACGCCCCACACTATGATTACTGCGCCCATGTGCACGCGTCAAACAAATTAGctcagtgtttatttttaaacaggaCAAGCTAATTGCTGGTTTATCTGCACAAAGCAAATGAAAACCATGCATGCAAATAATTGTCAGCTTTGGTTCCGAGCGTCAAGTGGAGgaagacagaaaaaacaaaaacaaaaatgctgtcGACTGTACTGCACACCAGAGGGATGATCGTCATTTGCAATTTCAAGCTTTACAGCCCCCCAAATCCAACCTAATTAACTCCAGTATAACTTAGCAGCATGAATGAGTATTCACGTGTCGTCTGCTGTGATTCAACTGACAGACATTGACGCTCCGAAGGACCTGCGGGCTTTGGGTGTCACCACAGAGTCTGCAACGTTGAGCTGGGCCGCTCCTTTGGCTGACATTGATGGCTACGTCCTTAGCTACAGGGATGAGGATGGCAACATGGAGGTGGGTCGAACATGTAAAGACAACTAACAATATTAAAATTGGCAACTATGCAGACAATGTCAAAGGAGGCTCTCTGAGGCACTGTGAATATCTAGGCTTGAATGTGTCTATTCTTGTCATCATGTCTAAATGTATTCCATTTACTAGAGGTGCCTTGTATGCATCCTTTATTTTCAAGGTCTGTGCAAGGCTTCCCTCTTGTGGTCATGTAGAGAATTTTACCAAGTTTGGTCTCCAATGAATCACCCACAAATTGTGAGTGACCACTTATTATTGTGAGTGAGCCCTTATTTCTCCCTGAATAATAAAGGTGACATATTATGCGTTTTATTCACAATCTATTCAATTTCCCAGGTGCTTTAACGACATGTCTGTGATATGCTtatgtcaaaataccccaaggatcgaGAATTATGCCTCAATTGTTGCTGGGCTAACGGCGAATCAGAAATTTGCTGTGTGTGCATGGAGAAACTTGGTGTGGCACTTTTCTGTTCTTAGTGCAAAAATaaaggtccataaaggcatgcttggatgagtgtGGTGTGGAAAAACATGCGCAGAACCCTATAAGCCATTGAATACCTTTGATGaactacagtggacccctgctgtTTGCGGGGGGATAGGAACCAAGGCCGTCCGTGAATGACAAACATCAGCGAATAGTGTCATTGACGCACCCTTgtaattgccatgaaaaaataaatttttcgggggaaaaaaataaaataagcgggggtcaggtaaaaaaaatgtgaataagtagGGATTTCTGGAAATAagtgggtaaaaaaaacaaaaacagggagaataggtgaatttgcgaatgtCGAACTGCAAACGTGCGGGGGTTCACTGCAAATACTGTACGTTCTTTTGGATGAAGGTCTCTCGGTGCAACTCCTGTTACCCCAAAGTCACGTATGTCGGGCTCAATTCCAGCCAATTGACACAAGATCTGGGTTTCGGCACAGGGTGCTACACGGTGGCTGCCCACCACTCTTGAGAGATGGGTTTATTTCGCTGTAAAAGTGACCGTGCGGTAATCTGCTGTGTTGTGTGCTCAGACTGTTGAGAAGCACCTTGGAGCCAGAGAGACCAGCTTTGCCGTATCAAGCCTCCAGATGGCCAAGATATACATGGTCAGCATCATCGCTTATAGAGGGAGCAGGAGGAGCAAAGCGGTGGAAACCGTCTTCAAAACAGGTCTGCTCACATCATAACGCAAGCTTGGGCCAAATGCCGAATCTCACTAAGCTTTTTGACACGTCTTCCGTAGATGGCCTCATGTACCCCTTCCCCATGGACTGCCTTCAGATCATGAAAAATGGCATCAAGAAGAGTGGCATCTACACCATATACATCAACAATGACAACTCCAAACCAATAGAAGCGTACTGCGACATGGATACTGATGGAGGCGGCTGGCTGGTACGCTGTCCCTTTTTCAATAGCAAGAATATAAATGCGTATGGGATTGCTGTGTCTCGTACTGTATGTGGTGTTCCCTTCAGGTCCTGCAGCGTCGCACTACTGGAAAACTGGACTTCATGAAACGCTGGAGGCAGTACGTAGCTGGTTTTGGCAACATGACCGACGAGTTTTGGATCGGTGAGAACTCTGGAGTACGTCCTGCTGAATACGTCACGCAGACtgatctgtttttgttttgtttacttcaGGGCTGGATAAGATCCACAAGATGACCGACACAGCCATCCAGTACGAGGTGAGGTTCGATTTGGGCCTCGGCTCCGAGAGGGCCTACGCCGTCTACGACGGCTTCAAGATCGCCCCTGCCAGGCAGAAGTTTGCGCTCACCGTCGGCAACTACAGAGGGACAGCAGGTAGACTCGACATGTAGAATTTATCAAAAGACACAAGCAATTTAAAAGATCAACTTAGAGGCAACAGGATTTGTTacttatttaatgagaaaataatcGGTACAAATACATGTAGTAAGTTGCAAAATGAGTCATACAAAGTcatgtttttccacttttttttgtcacttccagcttaaaaaaaacaaaacaaataaacgttTTCGACTAATAAATGCACTTCAAGTCGAAATGCACTCAGGATATAAATAAACATGGGTTTAAATCTATATTCAGATTCTAATTGGTTATTTCTCAGGTAGGAAGTCCTGTCAGGTTTTTGTCAGGTTTAGAGGTTGGACATTTATCGACTTATTGTACGACGCCACAATGTCCGAAAGCAACACTGCTGCATCAATGTCGATATTTGTCCAGTGGGTCAGCAGAACGTGATGACACAGTGACGTTCGGAAGTATTTACCGGCGCTTGATCGATGGGGTCTGTCTATGTCGCTGCCCAGGTGATGCAATGACCTACCACCAAGGTCGCCCCTGGACGACTCTGGACTCGGATAACGACATCGCCCTCGGCAACTGTGCCCTCACGCATCGTGGGGCCTGGTGGTACAAAAACTGTCACCTGGCCAACCTCAATGGTAAATGGGGAGACAACAGACACAGTCTGGTGAGTAATCGGAGATACGCCTCATTAACTTCAAACGTCAAATAGTTTACTCTAGCCAGCATTTACACTGGAACCTCCATTCGTCCATTTTCTCTCATCCTTGTCCTTAATAGACACAAtggactggatgccagccaattgcagaacaCATATAGTCAAACAAACACTcgcacctaaggacaatttagaccCAACATGCTTGGTCTTAGAGCCATGAttgatacaataaataaaatgatgagtTGACTAAGCAGTAATAGGGGGAAATGAATCTGTACGCACTTCCCTCTGCACTGAAGCACTACAGGTATCCAATTTGAATTAAACAGGCATACTCCAATGCATCTAATCTATTTACActtgttattgtctaaaaaaaaaaacatcctgactttcaatcttgaggagACATTATCTCATATAGGGCTCCCACAGAATGAGGGAAGAGGTGGAGTTTTACCACACTTCTCATAGTTCAAGTGTCCAAGAATGTTCATTGATTTGTCCTCCACCTATTTTCAAcgctttaaattggttaataaggCATAAAAATTACGGACAATTTGTGGACGAACCAATAGAATcagtttgtgaaaaaatatcaaattgacCGTATTTCCACCCGACAGAGAagatttgttg
This window contains:
- the tnn gene encoding tenascin-N isoform X2, producing the protein MTTKPQWSALLALVCTMSHCSFAHAADSAAPEQALTFSHVYNIDIPGGSACKLERLPSQDEKGLQMETTKSDANDIIFRHNIRLQSPKCDCGESETFKSLLYRLNGLEEEVNYLKSQCAQGCCGSGGAIGVDTICGDHGTYRQETCSCLCYPGWEGPDCTVSSCPEECNDNGRCVDRKCVCHQGYTGEDCSEPMCPNNCNDKGHCVDGICVCFPHFTGDDCSVQKCTNDCSRNGLCFDGQCVCDQGFYGEDCSLVLSPQGLRLVQATDVSLLVQWLPVPGADYYVLTYHPRGQGSALKQVRVPNMDNSYLLTGLNSGLTYFVEVHAVIRGIQSGADEIEATTVVSSVNDLRVLDRTDISIQVDWSNPQAEVDHFRLTHTDPSGQEEELSVQPSQEARTKHTIMGLYPGTEYLIAVQAIKGPIEGNSSTVTDIDAPTNLVTSQVTEDTATVSWDPVQAQIEGYMLTYTSDAGSSGEIPVGRDMTSYTLVGLKPGVVYTIDIWAFRGNKVSRKSFTMAETEMDAPTNLLAQKETESSLKVSWEGVHAEIDGYVLTYRSPDGSNEEIPLGPDSNTYTIKGLRSGVIYTVYIWAVKGNKVSRKVSTQAETELDAPANLLAHDETESSFKVTWEGVKAEIDGYVLKYRSPDGSSEEIPVGPHTSTYTISGLRPGVLYTVRIWAAKGNKASRKVSTQAQTELDTPANLLAHDETESSFKVSWDGVQAEIDGYVLTYSSSEGVSGEISLGPDTTSYSVTGLRPGEVYTVYIWAVKGSKVSRKVSTQAQTELDDPANPLARDQTESSFRVTWDTVQAEIDGYVLTHSSSEGSSGEIHVGPESDSHSLTGLRPGVVYTVYIWAVKGGRSSRKISVQAETDIDAPKDLRALGVTTESATLSWAAPLADIDGYVLSYRDEDGNMETVEKHLGARETSFAVSSLQMAKIYMVSIIAYRGSRRSKAVETVFKTDGLMYPFPMDCLQIMKNGIKKSGIYTIYINNDNSKPIEAYCDMDTDGGGWLVLQRRTTGKLDFMKRWRQYVAGFGNMTDEFWIGLDKIHKMTDTAIQYEVRFDLGLGSERAYAVYDGFKIAPARQKFALTVGNYRGTAGDAMTYHQGRPWTTLDSDNDIALGNCALTHRGAWWYKNCHLANLNGKWGDNRHSLGVNWEPWKGHLASLDFTEMKIRPAGAYSSRKRRSLMAREKNQRNHQGK
- the tnn gene encoding tenascin-N isoform X1, giving the protein MTTKPQWSALLALVCTMSHCSFAHAADSAAPEQALTFSHVYNIDIPGGSACKLERLPSQDEKGLQMETTKSDANDIIFRHNIRLQSPKCDCGESETFKSLLYRLNGLEEEVNYLKSQCAQGCCGSGGAIGVDTICGDHGTYRQETCSCLCYPGWEGPDCTVSSCPEECNDNGRCVDRKCVCHQGYTGEDCSEPMCPNNCNDKGHCVDGICVCFPHFTGDDCSVQKCTNDCSRNGLCFDGQCVCDQGFYGEDCSLVLSPQGLRLVQATDVSLLVQWLPVPGADYYVLTYHPRGQGSALKQVRVPNMDNSYLLTGLNSGLTYFVEVHAVIRGIQSGADEIEATTVVSSVNDLRVLDRTDISIQVDWSNPQAEVDHFRLTHTDPSGQEEELSVQPSQEARTKHTIMGLYPGTEYLIAVQAIKGPIEGNSSTVTGSTNIDAPTNLVTSQVTEDTATVSWDPVQAQIEGYMLTYTSDAGSSGEIPVGRDMTSYTLVGLKPGVVYTIDIWAFRGNKVSRKSFTMAETEMDAPTNLLAQKETESSLKVSWEGVHAEIDGYVLTYRSPDGSNEEIPLGPDSNTYTIKGLRSGVIYTVYIWAVKGNKVSRKVSTQAETELDAPANLLAHDETESSFKVTWEGVKAEIDGYVLKYRSPDGSSEEIPVGPHTSTYTISGLRPGVLYTVRIWAAKGNKASRKVSTQAQTELDTPANLLAHDETESSFKVSWDGVQAEIDGYVLTYSSSEGVSGEISLGPDTTSYSVTGLRPGEVYTVYIWAVKGSKVSRKVSTQAQTELDDPANPLARDQTESSFRVTWDTVQAEIDGYVLTHSSSEGSSGEIHVGPESDSHSLTGLRPGVVYTVYIWAVKGGRSSRKISVQAETDIDAPKDLRALGVTTESATLSWAAPLADIDGYVLSYRDEDGNMETVEKHLGARETSFAVSSLQMAKIYMVSIIAYRGSRRSKAVETVFKTDGLMYPFPMDCLQIMKNGIKKSGIYTIYINNDNSKPIEAYCDMDTDGGGWLVLQRRTTGKLDFMKRWRQYVAGFGNMTDEFWIGLDKIHKMTDTAIQYEVRFDLGLGSERAYAVYDGFKIAPARQKFALTVGNYRGTAGDAMTYHQGRPWTTLDSDNDIALGNCALTHRGAWWYKNCHLANLNGKWGDNRHSLGVNWEPWKGHLASLDFTEMKIRPAGAYSSRKRRSLMAREKNQRNHQGK